A genomic region of Oryza glaberrima chromosome 1, OglaRS2, whole genome shotgun sequence contains the following coding sequences:
- the LOC127763615 gene encoding probable esterase PIR7A — translation MEDGGKHFVFVHGLGHGAWCWYRVVAALRAAGHRATALDMAAAGAHPARADEVGSLEEYSRPLLDAVAAAAPGERLVLVGHSLGGLSLALAMERFPDKVAAAVFLAACMPAAGKHMGITLEEFMRRIKPDFFMDSKTIVLNTNQEPRTAVLLGPKLLAEKLYNRSPPEDLTLATMLVRPGTNYIDDPIMKDETLLTEGNYGSVKRVFLVAMDDASSDEEMQRWTIDLSPGVEVEELAGADHMAMCSKPRELCDLLLRIAAKYD, via the exons ATGGAAGACGGCGGGAAGCATTTCGTGTTCGTCCATGGCCTCGGCCACGGCGCGTGGTGCTGGTACAGGGTGGTCGCCGCGCTGCGCGCCGCGGGGCACCGCGCGACGGCGCTCGACAtggccgcggcgggcgcgcaCCCGGCGCGCGCCGACGAGGTGGGCTCCCTCGAGGAGTACTCGCGCCCGCTGCTCGACGCCGTGGCCGCGGCAGCGCCCGGCGAGCGGCTGGTGCTCGTCGGGCACAGCCTCGGCGGCCTCAGCCTCGCGCTCGCCATGGAGAGGTTCCCGgacaaggtcgccgccgccgtgttcctCGCCGCCTGCATGCCGGCCGCCGGCAAGCACATGGGCATCACGCTCGAAGAG TTCATGAGGAGGATCAAACCGGATTTCTTCATGGACAGCAAAACCATCGTCCTGAACACGAATCAAGAACCAAGAACCGCAGTTCTGCTTGGCCCCAAATTACTGGCAGAGAAACTGTATAATCGAAGCCCACCAGAG GATCTGACGCTGGCGACGATGCTGGTGAGGCCTGGCACCAACTACATCGATGATCCGATCATGAAGGACGAGACGCTGCTCACTGAAGGCAACTACGGGTCGGTGAAGAGGGTGTTCTTGGTCGCCATGGATGATGCTTCGAGCGACGAGGAGATGCAGCGGTGGACCATTGATCTGAGCCCAGGCGTGGAAGtcgaggagctcgccggagcgGATCACATGGCAATGTGCTCCAAGCCGAGGGAGCTGTGTGATTTGCTGCTCAGGATTGCAGCTAAGTATGACTAA
- the LOC127767206 gene encoding protein indeterminate-domain 12-like, translating into MEEFELQQQPYYSKLLLGSPLEIANVDDSDLQLVAGVPSDPPPAPPTAVKKKKKRSLPGTPDPSAEVVALSPRTLLATNRFVCEICGKGFQRDQNLQLHRRGHNLPWKLRQRGGAGGGGGGEPPRKRVYVCPEASCVHHSPSRALGDLTGIKKHFCRKHGEKKWKCDRCGKRYAVHSDWKAHSKVCGTREYKCDCGTVFSRRDSFVTHRAFCDALAQENNKLAQPMNMAAVTSALQGQQQAHHPVADDDDAAGVKSPHLKLFPDVDNIVAAATAGNPLLPPPLSMAGCMLSSLAAPLSSPFLPGCKLGVDAARDAAMVFPPPPAPAGSAAAIMSATALLQKAAELGATTSTGCYGGVAFPAMGIAGGLDRLPSIGHHLAPYDDVVVPAALQGQTATQLVGFDLGGLLPGQLYGGGGGAMTRAIGSLMHGGDQHAGVVDRRRGEGVRVVDYMGVDDDDDHGCFDGVGPFGPHIGPWA; encoded by the exons ATGGAGGAGTTtgagctgcagcagcagccgtaTTACAGCAAGCTGCTCCTGGGTAGCCCGCTGGAGATCGCCAATGTCGACGACAGTGATCTGCAGCTTGTCGCCGGAGTTCCCTCGgatccgccgcctgcgccgccgacggccgtgaagaagaagaagaagagaagcctTCCAGGGACACCAG ACCCGAgcgcggaggtggtggcgctgtCGCCGCGGACGCTGCTGGCGACGAACCGGTTCGTGTGCGAGATCTGCGGCAAGGGCTTCCAGCGCGACCAGAACCTGCAGCTGCACCGGCGAGGCCACAACCTGCCGTGGAAGCtgcgccagcgcggcggcgctggcggcggcggcggcggcgagccgccgcgGAAGCGTGTGTACGTGTGCCCGGAGGCGTCGTGCGTGCACCACAGCCCGAGCCGCGCGCTGGGCGACCTCACCGGCATCAAGAAGCACTTCTGCCGCAAGCACGGCGAGAAGAAATGGAAGTGCGACCGCTGCGGCAAGCGCTACGCCGTCCACTCCGACTGGAAGGCCCACTCCAAGGTCTGCGGCACCCGCGAGTACAAGTGCGACTGCGGCACCGTCTTCTCCAG GCGCGACAGCTTCGTGACGCACAGGGCGTTCTGCGACGCGCTGGCGCAGGAGAACAACAAGCTCGCGCAGCCGATGAACATGGCGGCGGTCACCTCCGCTCTGCAGGGCCAGCAGCAGGCTCACCaccccgtcgccgacgacgatgacgccgCCGGCGTCAAGAGCCCGCACCTCAAGTTGTTCCCCGACGTCGACaacatcgtcgccgccgccacggccggaAACCcgctcttgccgccgccgcttagCATGGCGGGATGCATGCTGTCCAGCCTCGCCGCGCCATTGTCGTCTCCGTTCCTCCCCGGGTGCAAGCTTGGCGTGGACGCGGCGCGCGACGCCGCCATGgtgttcccgccgccgccggcgccggccgggtCAGCGGCGGCGATCATGTCCGCCACGGCGCTGCTGCAGAAGGCGGCGGAGCTGGGCGCCACGACGTCGACGGGCTGCTACGGCGGCGTCGCGTTCCCGGCCATGGGCATTGCCGGCGGTCTCGACCGGCTTCCCTCCATAGGTCATCATCTCGCGCCgtacgacgacgtcgtcgtgcCGGCGGCGCTGCAGGGGCAGACGGCGACACAGCTGGTCGGGTTCGACCTGGGCGGGCTGTTGCCCGGCCAGCTctacggcggcggaggaggcgcgatGACGAGGGCCATCGGGTCGCTGATGCACGGCGGCGACCAGCACGCCGGTGTGGTGGATCGCCGGCGAGGGGAAGGCGTGCGCGTCGTGGACTACATGGgcgttgacgacgacgacgaccacgggtGCTTCGATGGCGTGGGCCCCTTTGGGCCTCATATTGGCCCATGGGCCTAA